In Eupeodes corollae chromosome 3, idEupCoro1.1, whole genome shotgun sequence, a single genomic region encodes these proteins:
- the LOC129950176 gene encoding dihydrolipoyllysine-residue acetyltransferase component of pyruvate dehydrogenase complex, mitochondrial isoform X2: MLRTIAIRNESILRGTLSNAVRSRTRVALRLLSTQATRKQQIFRLSDYQLKKPQQTSVWSTNFIRAYSNLPDHIKVTLPALSPTMEQGTIVSWEKKEGDKLNEGDLLAEIETDKATMGFETPEEGYLAKILVQAGEKDVAIGKLVCIIVENEADVAAFKDFKDDGSAAPAPKKAAEAPAPAAAPTPVAVPVAAPAPDAAAPTTAAEQSGKSAAGAPAAGKAAAPSGPGAYIDIPVSNIRGVIAKRLKESKQQIPHYYLTVECNVDKLMKLREKVNKQLEKEKMRVSLNDFIIKATAIACRKVPETNSYWMDTVIRQFDNVDVSVAVSTERGLITPIVFGADRKGVVLISREVKALAAKARDNKLKPHEFQGGTVSVSNLGMFGVNNFCAVINPPQSCILAVGTTTKKLVVDPKELKGFKEINVLTVTLSADHRTVDGAVGAKWLQHFREFMEDPASMIL; this comes from the exons aCTATCAGATTACCAACTGAAGAAGCCACAACAAACTTCAGTATGGAGTACGAATTTTATTCGCGCCTACAGCAACCTGCCCGATCACATTAAGGTAACCTTGCCGGCACTTTCCCCAACCATGGAACAAGGTACCATCGTGAGCTGGGAAAAGAAGGAAGGTGACAAGTTGAACGaag gtgacCTGTTGGCTGAAATTGAAACAGACAAGGCTACAATGGGTTTCGAAACACCAGAAGAAGGTTATTTGGCTAAGATTTTGGTGCAAGCTGGTGAAAAGGATGTCGCTATTGGTAAACTAGTGTGCATCATTGTCGAAAACGAAGCCGATGTTGCTGCGTTCAAGGACTTCAAAGACGATGGAAGTGCTGCTCCAGCACCTAAAAAAGCTGCCGAAGCTCCAGCTCCAGCAGCAGCACCAACACCTGTTGCTGTACCAGTAGCAGCACCCGCCCCAGATGCAGCAGCACCAACGACAGCTGCTGAACAAAGTG GCAAGAGTGCTGCAGGTGCTCCAGCAGCAGGGAAAGCTGCAGCTCCAAGCGGACCAGGTGCATACATTGATATCCCAGTATCGAATATTCGAGGAGTTATTGCCAAGCGATTGAAGGAGTCCAAGCAACAGATTCCCCATTACTATCTTACCGTCGAATGCAATGTTGATAAG ctcATGAAATTGCGTGAGAAAGTCAATAAGCAGCTCGAAAAGGAGAAAATGAGGGTTTCTTTGAATGATTTCATTATCAAGGCCACTGCTATTGCATGTCGCAAAGTTCCAGAAACTAACTCTTATTGGATGGACACCGTTATTAGACA GTTTGACAATGTTGACGTTTCTGTAGCTGTTTCAACAGAACGTGGccttattactccaattgtctTCGGTGCTGATAGGAAGGGTGTAGTACTTATTTCCAGAGAAGTCAAAGCCCTAGCTGCCAAGGCTCGCGATAACAAATTAAAACCCCATGAATTCCAAGGTGGCACCGTCAGCGTTTCTAACTTGGGAATGTTTG GTGTCAACAACTTCTGTGCCGTTATCAATCCACCACAATCATGTATCCTTGCCGTAGGAACAACAACGAAGAAACTCGTTGTAGACCCCAAAGAGCTTAAAGG attcaAGGAAATAAATGTTCTCACGGTAACATTAAGTGCTGACCACAGGACCGTTGACGGAGCTGTTGGTGCCAAATGGCTACAGCACTTCCGTGAGTTCATGGAAGATCCAGCATCAATGATATTGTAA
- the LOC129950176 gene encoding dihydrolipoyllysine-residue acetyltransferase component of pyruvate dehydrogenase complex, mitochondrial isoform X1 has protein sequence MLRTIAIRNESILRGTLSNAVRSRTRVALRLLSTQATRKQQIFRLSDYQLKKPQQTSVWSTNFIRAYSNLPDHIKVTLPALSPTMEQGTIVSWEKKEGDKLNEGDLLAEIETDKATMGFETPEEGYLAKILVQAGEKDVAIGKLVCIIVENEADVAAFKDFKDDGSAAPAPKKAAEAPAPAAAPTPVAVPVAAPAPDAAAPTTAAEQSGKRVYASPMAKNLAEKQKLRLEGKGSGIFGSITSADLAGKSAAGAPAAGKAAAPSGPGAYIDIPVSNIRGVIAKRLKESKQQIPHYYLTVECNVDKLMKLREKVNKQLEKEKMRVSLNDFIIKATAIACRKVPETNSYWMDTVIRQFDNVDVSVAVSTERGLITPIVFGADRKGVVLISREVKALAAKARDNKLKPHEFQGGTVSVSNLGMFGVNNFCAVINPPQSCILAVGTTTKKLVVDPKELKGFKEINVLTVTLSADHRTVDGAVGAKWLQHFREFMEDPASMIL, from the exons aCTATCAGATTACCAACTGAAGAAGCCACAACAAACTTCAGTATGGAGTACGAATTTTATTCGCGCCTACAGCAACCTGCCCGATCACATTAAGGTAACCTTGCCGGCACTTTCCCCAACCATGGAACAAGGTACCATCGTGAGCTGGGAAAAGAAGGAAGGTGACAAGTTGAACGaag gtgacCTGTTGGCTGAAATTGAAACAGACAAGGCTACAATGGGTTTCGAAACACCAGAAGAAGGTTATTTGGCTAAGATTTTGGTGCAAGCTGGTGAAAAGGATGTCGCTATTGGTAAACTAGTGTGCATCATTGTCGAAAACGAAGCCGATGTTGCTGCGTTCAAGGACTTCAAAGACGATGGAAGTGCTGCTCCAGCACCTAAAAAAGCTGCCGAAGCTCCAGCTCCAGCAGCAGCACCAACACCTGTTGCTGTACCAGTAGCAGCACCCGCCCCAGATGCAGCAGCACCAACGACAGCTGCTGAACAAAGTGGTAAGCGAGTTTATGCTAGTCCGATGGCCAAGAACTTAGCTGAGAAACAAAAGCTAAGATTGGAAG GAAAGGGTAGTGGCATATTTGGTTCAATAACCTCCGCCGATCTTGCAGGCAAGAGTGCTGCAGGTGCTCCAGCAGCAGGGAAAGCTGCAGCTCCAAGCGGACCAGGTGCATACATTGATATCCCAGTATCGAATATTCGAGGAGTTATTGCCAAGCGATTGAAGGAGTCCAAGCAACAGATTCCCCATTACTATCTTACCGTCGAATGCAATGTTGATAAG ctcATGAAATTGCGTGAGAAAGTCAATAAGCAGCTCGAAAAGGAGAAAATGAGGGTTTCTTTGAATGATTTCATTATCAAGGCCACTGCTATTGCATGTCGCAAAGTTCCAGAAACTAACTCTTATTGGATGGACACCGTTATTAGACA GTTTGACAATGTTGACGTTTCTGTAGCTGTTTCAACAGAACGTGGccttattactccaattgtctTCGGTGCTGATAGGAAGGGTGTAGTACTTATTTCCAGAGAAGTCAAAGCCCTAGCTGCCAAGGCTCGCGATAACAAATTAAAACCCCATGAATTCCAAGGTGGCACCGTCAGCGTTTCTAACTTGGGAATGTTTG GTGTCAACAACTTCTGTGCCGTTATCAATCCACCACAATCATGTATCCTTGCCGTAGGAACAACAACGAAGAAACTCGTTGTAGACCCCAAAGAGCTTAAAGG attcaAGGAAATAAATGTTCTCACGGTAACATTAAGTGCTGACCACAGGACCGTTGACGGAGCTGTTGGTGCCAAATGGCTACAGCACTTCCGTGAGTTCATGGAAGATCCAGCATCAATGATATTGTAA